In Oceanispirochaeta sp., one genomic interval encodes:
- a CDS encoding HAD-IG family 5'-nucleotidase has product MPVFINRVLNMKNIKVIGFDMDYTLVRYHTEAFEKLTHSLAAHRLADRPDYPEEVKHLDFDFQRASVGLVIDKRNGNLLQVSRHGKVKIAFHGLEVLDYHKQQIIYQEMAIDLRDPDFQSLDTSFAISYGVLFSQLVQMKSDGFSLPDYRHLAEDVNHEIDILHQDDSIKSRLRTDFDRYVIKDPKVAGMLERYRDYGKKLMIITNSDYGYTRQLLDYALNPYLKKHKTWQDLFDIVITFAEKPRFFEQKGRFLRIDPKTELMSNHTEAVDSGIYQGGNFHKLQQDLGFSGSEILYLGDHIYGDVVSIKKTCNWRTALVLGDLEDEIQGLKKSQSVQEEINRLMGEKLILEKEINILDSKRFEGENIPRSRLTPLFDKMDGLNTRISDLLGQYKAFFNPYWGEILRAGFDESRYAEQVEKYACIYMTKVSDLYEYSPKTYFRPFRRVMPHEDMTLLS; this is encoded by the coding sequence ATGCCCGTTTTTATAAACCGCGTCCTGAATATGAAAAATATCAAAGTGATTGGTTTTGATATGGACTATACTCTGGTCCGTTACCATACCGAGGCTTTTGAAAAACTGACTCACTCACTGGCGGCCCATCGTCTTGCCGACAGGCCGGACTACCCCGAGGAGGTCAAACATCTTGATTTTGATTTCCAGAGAGCCAGCGTCGGCCTGGTCATCGATAAAAGGAATGGAAATCTTCTTCAGGTCAGCCGTCACGGAAAAGTCAAGATCGCCTTTCATGGCCTGGAAGTTCTGGACTACCACAAACAACAGATCATTTACCAGGAAATGGCTATTGACCTGAGAGATCCGGATTTTCAGAGTCTGGACACCAGCTTTGCCATTTCCTACGGCGTTCTCTTCAGCCAGCTGGTTCAAATGAAATCAGATGGATTCAGCTTGCCCGATTATCGCCATCTGGCAGAAGATGTGAATCATGAGATAGACATCCTCCATCAGGATGACAGCATCAAATCCAGGCTCAGGACAGACTTTGACCGTTATGTCATAAAGGATCCCAAGGTGGCGGGCATGCTGGAACGCTACAGGGATTACGGCAAAAAGTTGATGATCATCACCAATTCTGACTATGGCTATACGAGGCAGTTGCTGGACTATGCCCTGAACCCCTACCTGAAGAAGCACAAAACCTGGCAGGATCTTTTTGATATTGTCATCACTTTTGCAGAAAAACCCCGTTTTTTTGAGCAGAAGGGGCGCTTCCTCCGCATCGATCCGAAAACTGAATTGATGAGCAACCATACGGAAGCTGTGGATTCCGGAATCTATCAGGGAGGAAATTTCCACAAGCTTCAACAGGATCTGGGGTTTTCTGGTAGTGAGATTCTCTACCTGGGTGACCACATTTACGGGGATGTTGTTTCCATCAAGAAAACCTGCAATTGGAGAACAGCACTGGTTTTGGGTGATCTGGAAGATGAAATTCAAGGGCTGAAAAAATCACAGAGCGTTCAGGAAGAGATCAATCGTCTGATGGGAGAAAAGCTCATCCTCGAAAAGGAAATAAATATCCTGGACTCCAAGCGCTTTGAAGGAGAGAATATCCCCCGGAGCAGGCTCACACCACTCTTTGACAAGATGGATGGCCTCAATACTAGGATTTCCGATCTGCTAGGGCAGTATAAAGCCTTCTTCAATCCCTACTGGGGAGAAATTCTTCGGGCGGGTTTTGATGAAAGCCGTTATGCCGAACAGGTCGAAAAATACGCCTGCATCTATATGACCAAGGTTTCAGACTTATATGAATATTCGCCTAAGACCTACTTCAGGCCTTTTAGACGGGTCATGCCCCATGAAGACATGACCCTGCTGAGCTGA
- the ppk1 gene encoding polyphosphate kinase 1, producing MAVSTSSLKRDYPFFNKEMSWLSFNARVLQEAEDQRNPLGERMKFMGIYSSNLDEFFRVRVAMIRRLCQMGQEGVRILKEDPAEAILEIQKEVALQRKRFNLTLKSLYSEMDEQGIQLLDDDNLDEDQIAFTKDYFEREVRHKIFPIMIDKRYKLPEMRDKTLYLAVEMKRMVRQEEKTTYSIIEIPTKVLPRFIKLPNQGDDQKIILIDEIVRVGLPSIFRDSHYHSFRAWNFKVVRDSELDIDEDDDSLSYMSKINQSIQKRKLGDIIWFLYDTDMNEELLNMFLKKMKFRKHDTVTPGGRYHYFSDFIRFPKFVNLPCSESDQALKHRHFPTGTKIFPAIKAKDTLLYFPYHSFDTVIDLLREASIDPHVECIKVTLYRVANYSSVVNALINARKNRKEVLVIMELQARFDEENNIFWANILKENDVQVVFGVEGLKVHSKLLLISRREKGKTVRYGGIGTGNLNEDTARIYTDCFLLSAHKEILEEVDALFDFFENNYRHRRTKHLLISPYGLRSGICELIDQEIEWARKGEKATIRIKLNNLSDEGIIQKLYEASQAGVKVKIIVRGRFSLVPGVPGFSENIEAISILDRYLEHARFFIFRNGGDNKCYITSADWLVRNIDRRVEVTCPIYRKSLKQELKSIFDIQWSDNSKARILDKELKNMYVPQNEGEEMIRSQDAVYKYLIQKTARS from the coding sequence ATGGCCGTTAGCACATCATCCCTTAAACGGGATTATCCTTTCTTTAATAAAGAAATGAGCTGGCTTTCCTTCAATGCCAGAGTCCTCCAGGAAGCCGAAGACCAGAGGAATCCCCTGGGAGAGCGGATGAAGTTTATGGGGATCTATTCCTCCAATCTGGATGAATTCTTCAGGGTCCGTGTGGCCATGATCAGACGTCTGTGCCAGATGGGTCAGGAGGGAGTCCGAATTCTGAAAGAAGATCCTGCCGAAGCCATCCTTGAAATCCAGAAGGAGGTGGCACTCCAGAGAAAACGCTTTAATCTGACCTTGAAGTCTCTCTACAGTGAAATGGACGAGCAGGGCATACAGCTTCTGGATGATGATAACCTGGATGAAGACCAGATTGCCTTCACCAAAGATTATTTTGAGAGGGAAGTCCGGCATAAAATCTTCCCCATCATGATTGATAAACGCTATAAGCTGCCTGAGATGAGGGATAAAACCCTCTACCTGGCTGTTGAGATGAAAAGAATGGTTCGTCAGGAAGAAAAAACGACCTACAGCATCATCGAAATTCCGACGAAGGTCCTCCCCCGATTCATCAAACTACCCAACCAGGGGGATGATCAGAAAATCATACTCATAGACGAAATTGTCAGGGTGGGACTGCCCTCCATTTTCAGGGACAGCCACTACCACAGCTTCCGCGCCTGGAACTTCAAAGTGGTCCGTGATTCAGAGCTGGATATTGATGAAGATGATGATAGCCTCAGTTATATGAGCAAGATCAATCAGAGCATCCAGAAGCGTAAACTGGGGGATATCATCTGGTTCCTCTACGATACCGACATGAATGAAGAGCTGCTGAACATGTTCCTCAAAAAGATGAAATTCCGAAAACACGATACAGTAACCCCGGGGGGACGCTATCATTATTTCAGTGATTTTATTCGTTTTCCCAAATTTGTAAACCTTCCCTGCAGCGAATCGGATCAAGCCTTGAAGCATCGTCACTTTCCCACGGGAACCAAGATATTTCCTGCCATCAAGGCCAAGGATACACTGCTCTACTTTCCCTACCATTCCTTTGATACTGTAATAGACCTCCTGAGGGAAGCTTCTATTGATCCCCATGTGGAATGCATCAAGGTGACTCTCTACCGGGTGGCAAATTATTCCAGTGTTGTTAATGCTCTGATCAATGCCCGGAAGAACAGAAAGGAAGTTCTGGTCATTATGGAGCTGCAGGCCCGGTTCGATGAAGAAAATAATATTTTCTGGGCCAACATACTGAAAGAGAATGATGTACAAGTGGTTTTTGGTGTGGAAGGACTCAAGGTACACTCCAAACTGCTGCTCATTTCCCGGAGAGAAAAAGGAAAAACCGTCCGCTACGGCGGTATTGGAACGGGAAATCTGAATGAAGACACCGCCAGGATCTACACGGACTGCTTTCTTTTATCCGCCCATAAAGAGATTCTGGAAGAAGTGGATGCCCTCTTTGACTTTTTCGAAAACAACTACAGACATCGCCGGACCAAACACCTTCTGATCTCGCCCTATGGCCTGCGTTCCGGCATCTGCGAACTTATCGATCAGGAAATAGAGTGGGCCCGGAAGGGAGAAAAAGCAACCATTCGTATCAAGCTGAACAACCTCAGCGACGAAGGCATCATTCAGAAGCTCTATGAAGCCTCCCAGGCGGGAGTCAAGGTGAAGATCATTGTCCGGGGACGTTTTTCCCTGGTACCCGGTGTGCCTGGATTCAGTGAGAATATTGAAGCCATCAGTATTCTGGACAGATACCTGGAACACGCCCGCTTCTTTATTTTCAGGAACGGGGGAGACAATAAATGCTACATCACTTCAGCCGACTGGCTGGTTCGAAACATAGACCGCCGGGTGGAAGTAACCTGTCCTATCTACAGAAAAAGCCTCAAACAGGAATTAAAAAGCATTTTCGACATCCAGTGGTCAGATAACAGTAAGGCTCGTATACTGGATAAGGAACTTAAAAATATGTATGTCCCCCAGAATGAGGGAGAGGAAATGATCCGTTCCCAGGACGCCGTATATAAGTATCTGATACAAAAAACTGCCCGGAGTTAA
- a CDS encoding 6-phosphofructokinase yields MAGTVKKIGILTAGGDCPGLNAAIRGVGKTAILKYGMKVYGFSSGYLGLINGEYRKLNEKSLSGILTLGGTILGTSREKPFKPQEYEEYIGSKPERILENYDRLGLDTLICIGGNGTMKTAGKLQGMGLNVIGVPKTIDNDVWGTDVTFGFDSAVNIATEAIDRMHTTANSHKRIMVVEVMGHHTGWLTLFSGVAGGGDVILVPEIEWKPEILKDYLLGRLDAGKPYSIVVVAEGIKIPKKGRKRKQESAGTAVATMIQELTGIETRETILGYIQRGGSPSPRDRMIATELGAYTAGMASNKEFGRMAAYKGYDLISVGLDEVAGKIKYVPREHPLIHHARSIDTCFGDGMPDIIRRKG; encoded by the coding sequence ACAGCAGGCGGCGATTGTCCAGGTTTAAATGCGGCTATCAGAGGTGTTGGAAAAACAGCCATTCTTAAATACGGCATGAAAGTCTATGGTTTCTCTTCAGGCTATCTGGGTCTGATCAATGGAGAATACCGAAAGCTGAATGAGAAATCTCTGTCGGGAATCCTGACCCTGGGAGGGACCATTTTAGGTACATCAAGGGAAAAACCTTTTAAACCCCAGGAATATGAAGAGTATATCGGGAGTAAGCCCGAACGCATTCTGGAAAACTATGACCGCCTGGGTCTTGATACCCTGATCTGCATCGGTGGTAACGGCACGATGAAGACGGCCGGAAAACTACAGGGGATGGGTCTGAATGTCATCGGTGTCCCCAAAACCATCGACAACGATGTCTGGGGTACGGATGTGACCTTCGGGTTTGATTCGGCAGTCAACATTGCCACTGAAGCCATAGACCGGATGCACACGACGGCCAACTCCCATAAAAGGATCATGGTGGTAGAAGTCATGGGCCATCACACGGGATGGCTGACCCTTTTTTCAGGCGTGGCCGGCGGAGGAGATGTCATCCTTGTGCCGGAAATTGAATGGAAGCCTGAAATTCTGAAAGACTATCTCTTAGGCCGGCTGGATGCGGGGAAGCCCTACTCCATTGTCGTCGTTGCAGAAGGAATTAAAATTCCCAAAAAGGGGAGAAAGAGGAAACAGGAATCTGCCGGAACTGCCGTGGCTACGATGATTCAGGAACTCACAGGCATTGAGACCAGAGAAACCATTCTGGGATACATTCAAAGGGGAGGATCCCCCTCCCCCAGGGATAGAATGATCGCCACCGAGCTGGGAGCCTATACCGCAGGCATGGCATCCAATAAGGAGTTTGGCCGTATGGCTGCCTATAAGGGGTATGACCTGATTTCGGTCGGCCTGGACGAAGTCGCCGGCAAAATAAAGTATGTCCCCCGGGAGCATCCCCTGATCCATCATGCCCGTTCTATCGACACCTGTTTCGGTGATGGTATGCCTGATATTATTAGAAGGAAAGGATAA